The genomic DNA CCTTTCTTTCTCCATTGTTCCGCATTGGTTTATATTTGATGCATGTCTTGTATCATCTTTGTACTATCTGGCtttatttgtttttcagaggttgaCAGTGATGTGTCCAGAGTTGAGTGAATGCCTGAGAGGATGGAGGTGTTTCTGGTGTTTACTTGGTTGGTAATGAGAGTGGGATTTCTGTAATGTGGAGATTTAAATAAACATGgatttcagaaagatgtttgacTGCAATTGTATGCTCTTTTTGCTTCATGctttaaatgtaaattctgtcctCTTTTAATAACAAAGCATAATGTAATAGGTtactacacttaaaaatgtattacactgTGAACTCACTGTAGCAACTCATAACGTAATCACAGTACGTAATGTAATAGCACATAATGTACAAGTGAAattaatgtatacagtataataattttCTCTTAACATTGTCATGggcataaaacataataatagttGGCAAATTAGGTTATTACGTTAAGAGAAATATACTAGGCCATAattaacaatgcaagtgaatggtcaccaaaactttgaagctccaaaaaggcacataaatacagcataaaagtaatccattagactccggtggttaaatccatgttgtctgaagcgatccaatcggttttgggtgagaacaccaAAATGTAACCCCCttctcactataaatcttgacatctgcagtctccttggagatcatgatttcaagcttgattacactcccTAGtgtcatctagcactctgcacatgtgtcaagcattaggaagtgtaattgagcttgaaatcatgattgtgtctagagactgcaatgacaagatttatagtgaaaaaggagttatattttggtctcttctcacacaaaaccaactggatcgcttcagaagacatttattcaaccactggagtctgatggattatttttatgctgtctttatgtgcattctggagcttcaaagttctggttaccattcacttgcatttaaaggacctacagagctgaaatattcttctaaaaatttttgtgttcagcagaagaaagtcatacacatctgagatggcatgatgttgagtaaacgatgagagaatgttcatttttggttgaactgtccctttaagaatggatttagatttgttttgttttgaatattattacatttttcattaaaatcttTTTAGCTCATAATGTAACATTCTCAATGTAATAACCTATTACATTtagcaaaataaatgttattacaGTATGCGctcacatttttgttttacatttttaaaaatgattacaatattacatttaacttgatgtgcagttattacattatgctTTGTTATTGCGTTATGAAttggtttttgggtgaaatatcccttttagTCTCTACCACAAGGTTTATGCCAAGAGGTTTAtgttataaaaataattcaaataaaatactTTCCAGTAGATATTCCAGTAGATTGAGTTATTTCCATGAAATGGCCCCAGAATTTAACTGTTTAAAACATCTCTAAAGTTTTTACTGAACTTCATATAAATGACATACAGTAAGGCTTCATATTTCATTTGAGCTTAGCTTTGGTCATCTGTCTTAAAAGAGCATAAGCAACCACAGTTTCAGTTTCATAATCTAGTTCACAGGATTATGTTTGGACATGAATGTTGGTTAACATGAATATTTTACCAGTGTAGTTGATAAAAATCTGTTAAAACAACAGAAAATTAAACATGTTAAGAATAATCATTTttctattacattattattattattacattatcaCACCAGGTAGAAAAGTTATGTAATGGGAATGAAGCAGTGTAATTCTCCTCCTGTCCACTGGGGGGTGGTATAGTTCACACCAGAAGTGGGTTATCCAGTACAGCTACTCCTGCAGCCACACCCCCATCAGCATGCTCAGAGCTCTTGGTCCTCAGCAGGTGGCCCACACATTCATTAAACACCATGTCATTGCCTTTCCTGCTGTGTGCGAGGTTGACGACAAGAAGGAAAATGTTACATTAACCTGCAGATGATTTACAAATGAAGTGAATTTGTAGCAAATTTCATATAAGGGTACATTAACACAAGGCTGCTAAAAATTTTCTATTCCTgagctttattaaaataaatagttaacaaaaaaaactgtcatcatttactcactctcatgttattcCACACCTGTGTGACTTTTTCTTTCTTCCGCGAACTCATTaaggaaatgttttaaaaatttttcaaactcctctttcccatacaatgaaagcatacaatgaccagaggctgtcaagttccaaaaagcaccattaaatagTCTATAAGTCTTGTGAGCTATGGTTTTGTTCAAAGAGAAGAACAAAATTTAAGAtgtcattcactgaaaatcttggcaCCAGCAGGTCAAATGCTTACTGTTTTGAGCTTAACCCTTTTATTAAGCTGCAAATCCTGAATATCCCACCTGACGTACGCTCCAAACACACCCAGTTCACTGAGGCAGGAGCTCAGTCTGAGAGGAGCTCCTGGTCTGAGCAGGTAATTCTCTACGGGACGAGGCTGGATCTTGTCCATCAGGATGTAGGCTGTTCTGTCACTGGAGTCCTTCATGTTCTCCAGTACCTCACAGATCTCCTTTCCATAAATGTTGTTACCTGTGGTATAGTGGGAGACCGATGTGAGCAAGGTCAAGTGTTGTGAGTGTGTGCACACAGGAAATGAGTTGTTACTTACCACCTCCCTCCCTCTGAGGCTTAAGCACATATTGATCAGGATTGGCCAAAGCCATTGCCACCGTTTTATCACCTTCTTCTCCCTGTGGAAAGacagaaaaaattattaatatcaattgcAGAAAATTTCATCTGTTTAAGGAATTgttgaccccaaaatgaaaattctgccattatttaatcacactcatgttgtttcaaacccctatgactttctttcttctgaggaatacaaaggagaaattttgaagattgtactggttgctcttttccatgcagttaatatgaatggggactgaagctttcaaTCTACAAAATGGAtgcaaaaacatcataaaagtggtccatatgactcgtgtgcTACATTGCAAGTCTTCtcaagtcatacaatagcttttttgTGAGCTGTTAACACAAGAACTGCTGCGACCAGATCATTAGATCAGTGAGttcaatgaatcattcagaccagttTTGCTAACTGGATcaactgattcactgaaaagattCAGATCGAAACAATTCATTTATGAATTGGACATTGCcactttttttaatgaactgaCATGAACGTACCAAGGAGAGTTAGGGTGGATGTcacgattttcagtgaataacaacttaaagctgaagtgtgtcatttctacaCCACTGGCACCAccgaatgaaattgcaaaaataaatatttgtttcaagtACTGCtcttgatcgaacaaacagataaacCCGCCCCAAACCCACATTTACTGCAACCTATCTGAAGCTTGAAAACTCCAGTCTCCAttctttgtaattgcatggaaaagagcaaccggtacattcttcaaaatttctcctttctttctttcatggaaaacaaaagtcgtacaggtttggaaggacatgagggtgagtaaatgattcacattttttatttttggtgaactattcctttaagtctcatACACAGTGGTGGCTCAATCCTGCTTCTTGAGGTTAACCATCCAGTAAAGTTTAGTTCCAACTGGCTCTAGCATACCTGCCTGTAATGTCCAAGTGAACCCAAAGACCTTGTGTCTGGTTCAGGTATGTTTGATTCAAACTGTAACTCTGTTGAAAGGTACTGTAGCTCTCCATGAGCATAACTGAACACTCcaaatttataaatgtaaatgtattttattttattcctctACCATGTCCAATGTGTACAGCCCAGCAAATGTGGCCCGAATCTGAACAACTGTTTCAGGTTCATCAGGGAATAAGCGCTCCAGAACCCCTGGCCGAGCCAACTCCTGCTGGACCTTCTTAGTCCCAACAAGATGGGTGCTGATGTCTGGACACTTCACAGCTAGAGAGCGCTCCATCATCAGCCGTGCCTCCCAGCTCTGAAACACAGACATTACATATTAGCCAATATAAGGGGTTGAACCCTAATAGATTAGCTAAGCCTCTGATCCATGCATTTGGTGCAGAACAATTGTTGATCACATGACTTCAGTTGTGCTTGTTCTAAACATGGAAGCAGCAGAAGGAAAATTCCTCAGTGTATCTGTGTGACATTAGCTTTGTAGGGTTAACTAACGATGATGCTGCAAACTTACATGCCAGAGTACAGGAAATTAATGACAGCATTTAAACCCAGGGACAATAAAGCAGTGTCCTCACCTGCTCTGATGTGTAGTTTTGGGGCATGTATCCATTACGGAAGTAAACAATGGCGATTTCTCGCCCATCTCTGCAGATTGAAGAAAAAAGAACATTATAAAAGCAACATATACATGACTGTAACTGAAGACAGGAAATGTTAGAAATATTTGTGATATTGAATCATAAACACTTGCACAAAGAGCCTCTTGCTCTGGTCCAGTGATCCAGTTCTACAAACATCTTCAAACTGTCTTCTTATAACAGGAATATTTCTGTAAATATGTAAAGAGCAAAGACCATCATTTAGGTCCCTAAAAACAAATCATCACAAGGCAACCAAAATGACCAAACACCCTCCCAGTGTACTAAAACTTATTTTGAATGTTCTTATGTAGTAAGTTTactatataattaataaaaacttTACCTTTGAATAACAGAGTCCATGCTACACTACATATTACTATaaataactttcactttcagaatgtgagagGATGTGAAAGccgagatttatagtaaaaaaaggacttcaatattgatctgtttctcacccacaactatcatatcgcttctgaagacatggattaaaccactaaagtcttatggattatttttacgctgcctttatgagGTCTGGTCActtttcacttgcattatatggacctacatagctgaaatattctgggatggcatgagggtgagtaaatgatgagaatgtttatttttgggtgaactatccctttaatttctgtGTCGACCATAGTAGAACTATTTGACCACTTACTTCTTCCACAACTCATTTTCTACATATCGATGGTCATAAATATTTCTCTGGACATCCTCAACCAGAAACATAACCACTGCCCTGTAATGGACAATATCAGACATGAGGATACGGTCACTTAACCATTTCAGTTACATTATGTTAACACAGATAAAGCAATGATTAAACATGATAATCACAATCCACGTTGAAAAGACCTTTCAAATAatgtacaaaaacaaaatagtCATCAGATAACTGTTTTAACATATTTGTAAAGGAAAGGATTAAGTGTTTGGAACCTTAAGCCAcactaataatatatatttattgcaatgcattagaaaacaaagcatcaaaccaagtggccttagaaaacaaatgatgctaaagcttttttcagaactaacttcacttagTCATTTCGAGTCATTGAGTCACAGTgagtcatttttgcaattacttttaaccaactggtctcaaagtaattccacacagGTGTCCTACTGTAGCAGAGCAACCAAAggtgtagttcagcacattaactatggacatgttctgcTAATatctgacaaccagaaagtgtccttTATTTTGAACTAtattacagtactgtatgtggttTTAACATTTCAAACATAAACTTTTTGTGAAACGgcttgcttgaaaagtgtgcttgtgctatgtttctttaaaaaaaaatgacacttgGATTGATATGCACCTATGATACCTTATGCAATGACAATCAGAAATGTTGTGCACAAATACTATTTGGGGCCATGGTATTTCTTGCCATGGCACCATCAAATAAATACACTTTTAAACACACCTCTCAGATCCATAGAGCTCCCAAGCTTTTGCCAAACCTCTCGCCAGACCTGCTGCTGGGTTGTTGTCAAGAATTTGATCACATTCCTCTAACAGGTTTGCAACCTTCAGAATGTGCCTAAGAGGAATAAAAACAGCACTGTGTAATTTACCTTTACATAATACACAACCAGAAGGCATTGAATGATGAATCCATATGGAAAACAGAATCGCAGTAAGTaatgtttttgcattttaatgCAAACCCTCAGATGGTTTCAGGCCTCAGAGTTTGGAGTTGTACGTTTTGTTTACCATTTTGGTCACACACTTACCGATGAACATCTGGTGTCCGTGAAGAAAGACCACCAAAACTGGCAGCTATAGTGTTGATTTCAATCTGCTTTAAAGATGTCCCACCTTCTGGATTTTGGTCCAACATGTAGTCTGAACGATTTAGTCCCAAAACTATTGACTTAGGGGAATATATGAACCATGgcttaaattaaaaagaaattaaataattgtacaatatcattattgttatttatgGAAAACGAATGGTCTGTTGTAACTCAAAAAATAGAATATGAACTGATTAAtacattacattgcattttatACAATTTAATCAACAAACAGTCTGTGAATCATTATACCTGGGATTGACATTCCTGTCGAACTTGTCTGTATATGCTGAAAAGTCTGGCTGTAAAATCGTCAACTTTGATGGTGCTGTTGAAGCAAaagtagcatttatttaaatcaaagcACCATAACTATTACTaaagattaaattaaaatgtacaaaataaggCAAAAAGGAATAAGCCACTAAATAAATTTCGATCAAACAGTACCTGGCCAGAGTTTCCTCTAGAAAGGTGGGATTCTGGCTGACCTGGTCCACCAACCGGTTAAAATATGTTTGAACTGCCAGTGCCTGATGAAAGAGTGCTGAAGGTACTGGTGATGGGAACAATGTGAACGGTGCATAACTCACCACCTGTgaacaaatatacatttattttacatgtatgtacaCCACCAGAACACTTCAGTCATTGCTGAATCTTTGAGCCGACAGTCTTTTGTCATTGTTGACTCACCGAGGCAGAACTAACACTCTTTAATCCACAAACAAAACATGGCCACAAGAGTGACAAAATTCCAGCCGTGACTGTGAATTAATTGCGCCTCCATGACTAGATGATGATTTGAGATCGGTTTTGTTGCCATTAAATAAATGGCTATCTATGAGTCTTAGCTAGATAACTAATGTCCGGGTTCCTGTAGCTGAACTTGTAGAGTATGGCACCTGCAACGCCATGGTCATGGGTTTAATTCCCAGAGAATGCTTGTATGGGATGAAATTAGTCTCAAAATGATTAACACATGTGTGcacattcaatacttcacaaaaccattttgtgtttgatttggaacTCTTTTTGGCTGCATACACAAATTgtgatacatttatacaaaagggaacatttgtgttcacaaatatgtctctctttgtACAAATCCCAGCACATTCGTTTAATtttgaatttcacagacacaagttaAAAGGCATATGTCTGTGGattataaaatacatttgcaacattatcAAACTGATGGATAAGAATGCATGCATGTGTTAATCATTTTGAGACTAATTTCATCCCATACAAGTGCACTAAAATGCATATCTTGCATTAGGGGTagacgatatatcggttttactgattaatcagtgccgacagttgctttttggaactactaTTATCGGCGATGAAAGAAAAATAGACTATATGgacacatacattgtgtctcttttgtattatattatgcaaCTTCATATATCTTGTGAGTAATAATAACCCTCATTCCTTATTaaacttcatctggtgaatatataggctataaaaagcttaatttgataAATAACCTACTTaactatagagcattgtaacgaaACCAAATCTCCATCATTTCTAATTAAGAGTTGCCAAATATGtgttgggcttgtttatagttgaaAGTCTTGCGTTATgcacaaaatcttcatttgttccggaaattattgggattttggttgaacaataaactgcatctaagaatttattaattttggtgtCATACAGCATCAAAGTCTTTGCTTGTCACAGTAAGGAAGAATTTTTTTCAACATTCAATAAATCGATATTAAAAACTACCGGCTGATTAATTAGTTATAGGACTTTTCCACCACATTAGTTATAAGGCCTATAACCAATTAATCATTTCTTCTGGCCACATGAAAACAGTAATGGTGCACTTACCTCAGGAGAGTTGGGAGTTTCTTTGGTCCGCATCAACACCCCATGTAAAAGAGCGGTGTCTTTTGCTATCTCCTCTAGATTTCTGATCAAATTTTCATCTCTCAGGACATCTTTTCGTATTGCAGACATTGCAGAAAATCTAGAATCTGAATAAAGCACATTGTAGTCAACCTATATGcttcatgtgaaaaaaaattcagttacactttagaataaggttccatttgttaacattagttaatgcattaggcatcatgaactaacaatatgtGTAACAATTATGGAAAGGAGAAAGCTGGGgctggcttgacaaaacacgtagacatttattgtcgcACTTTTCAGTCGCGCACAATAAggctgcttttcagcagtacacaaaaggtttgcttttcagcaacaccacactgacacacagatacacacagacagcttcacgTGTCTCACTCTCCCGTCTGCTACTGTCTCTTCTCGTTAAGTACTCCTGTCGCCCCTCGCTGGAATGTGAGACCGGTGTGGCATGCAGGTGAAAGTTatttgccacttatcttcccggcctcgctctgcccagacgtcGCTTGGCTCTGCTCTGCTCAccacaatatattttacagcattctcAGTTCATGTATTATAACTATTGTTTtacctaatgttttttttttctccccttttctctccaatttgaaatgctcaattcccaatgcgctctaagtcctcgtggtggcgtagtgactcgcctcaatccaggtggcggaggacgaatctcagttgcctccgtgtccgagaccgtcaatcagcgcatcttatcacatggcttgttgagcgcgttaccgcggagacacccacgcacaactcaccacgtgccccaccgagagcgagaaccacacattatagggaccatgaggaggttaccccatgcaaccgggctaattttgttgagacctggctggagtcactcagcacgccctggattcgaactcacaactacaggggtggtagtcaacgtctttactcgctgagctacccaggcccccaatgttttacctaatgttaacaattACAACCGTATTGCAAATTGTTACCATAATTTCCCTTTAAGAAATGTGGAAAttcaagaaatgtttttttttttttttttttacccaatttggaatgcccaattcccagtgcgcttttaagtcctcgtggtggcatagtgactcgcctcaatccggggggcggaggatgaatcccagttgcctccgcgtctgagaccatcaacccacacatcttatcacgtggcttgttgagcgcattgccacagagacatagcgcgtgtggaggcttcacgcgccccaccgagaacgaaccacattatagcgaccacaaggaggttaccccattgactctaccctccctagcaaccgggccaatttggttgcttaggagacctggctggagtcactcagcacgccctgggatgcgaactagcgaactccaggggtggtagccagcgtattttaccactgagctacccaggcccctgaaatcCAAGAAATTTTGATGTTCAGGGAGATTTAgtgtaaattaatttgaaatcatttattgaaaaaaaaattatttagtgcTATTTAGTGGTATTTATTGGTAAACATTTAATGgtaattattcagtaccatggtaccacaCAGTACTTTGGTAAGAGTATATAAATGGGCCATTGCATTGTTAGTGGTGCAAACAGTAATTTTCTCATCATTAAAAACAGCTGTACTTCTTCAGAGATTTTGACCACttacatgagataaagactctagtcatatcagtagccttatgaaagcagttttattctacatggagagggtctcctcatgggggctgccatcttaggatcacatgatcagccgaatactactcgcttagcTCAGCAGTAcctatacatatactgtatataccaagaaagttgttccttgtgcttaaatggtgcttgtttaacaaaaccagagtggaTTATTTTCGTGGTTGTTGTTCTTATTTCATATATTTAGGTCACGGGTCAATACCTACCAGGCATGAGCCATTGGcattgagactgggcaagcatcaaggagtctttaatacacattattaaacgctgtgcaCAAAATGCGTTatacgggtgagtgtaatgtcgCAGAAATGTTATTGGcataaattgttgccttagaacccttcagtcaatggaaacaaccatgtcacagtggcaaacttcatgaccaaattattttaaattcaggACGGTAATATTGTTCAtgtcacacaaattaaagattgtcatatattgagccaaGCATGTTTaagtccattaaatcatacaatgaaccatagtgccagaagagcttgttttcacatacaagaaaaagaaaaagataagaTTGCCAGTTAATAGTTTCAACATCATATGCCTCACatgtcactcttcccacagttcagaaacactggaatggacagcagcaattaacttaTCTGACCACCAGTCAACAATCTTTaccttaaggttttttttttttttctcaaacagaCACTGCGCCCTAACGTTAAAACTATAAAACAGACTTAACACAAGAAGGACGTGATTGCCATATCagcacttcatagcctcagactagcCAGACACAATGATCTAGTATttatgacctagtatcaataacacagatttttaaatacATACATTATCTTACCTTTACTGGAACACAAAACCCATGCATCTCTTCTTGTGAATGAACATCTCTGTCACTTTGTTGTAAATGTCGTCCGCTTgttgaagtttcgatagcctctctttctcgattttaattgaaattaactttgccatGTCCACGCAGGTTATTGATGCTTACACTGCAGATATCCATTTTAGTGCTTAATAACAAATTAGcagagttggggagtaactaaatacatgtaactggattacgtatttgaaatacaaaatataagtaactgtattccactacagttacaatttaaatcattgttcattagaatacagttacattcaaaaactactttgattactgaagagattactttgcattttattgtcatttattttatttaatatttagtcctttcagatggaaaacatttatacatataaatgatgtgatccaaagtgcatttgaacagcggtgaaacactttcttatgatgtgttacattcatacgagcagacagagaagtaagtttgaagtaagtttggagcagaagaaataaaaataaaccttgtgtaaattgtgtaaattgtcagctttacgctaagataaaatgctatttccagccattttacatgcacgttaccaggcacgatcatatttttttatcaaataaattcatgttggatcataatttctttttttctagtaagacctttgatattagggcaaaaatcatatttttgataataatttttgtattgttttcctgtaaaaatatcaaaaaatccttaaaacaagatcaatttgattaatcttgttttagaaacaacactgcataagatatttaggtttttcagagaatgtatttttaacatgtgtattttgtcttactgtactggcagagtttttatagtcaaaacaagtgaaaaaatctaccagtgctgaagaagtaatccaaagtatttagatttcattactgaccttgagtaatctaacggaatacgttacaaattacattttacagcatgtattctgtaatctgtagtggaatacatttcaaaagtaaccctcccaaccctgcgcaTTAGTTACGTGAACCTGAACGTGTTGACACAAAACTAATCAGATAGCATGACAAAAGGAAGGAGCATTCTGACTGGCTTACTaatttggtaagcatgcttaccttggccatttgtatTAGTTGACGTGATTTGGTTTGAATGAACAatgttgaatgaaagggcggtaaacaatggaatcagagaaagcataacataaagtgcttatacctgagggtggcgccaAAGCGAATACATGAATAATTGCCTGTGCTGCTCAACTTGAGATGAAAGATGACAAATTTGAActaaaacagtagtttatattaacaattatatttaaatatttcataatgtgtaattttcttttcacccttctattaggtaagcactgcttaccttgcttatatggatgGCACGTCCCTGATACCTATGTCCCTGGATGTCCGCAATATTTTCATAATTTGCATGTATACCTAAAGAAcgagaagtgcgtccttcatcaaatacagtatatactctgACAGTACGCGATTTCCAACCCAGCCTATGAATtagacacaccccctctttccaaaacactgccCTCCAAAAATACGGTTGTACCTTTGAGACCGTCACCGAACTGTAGAGCAGCAGTGCGTCTTCTCACGGTTGCCAGACACCACAGTAGCAAAATAGCCATCAACAGACGACTGTTATGAATCTGATTATGCCATCAAAACTGAATGTTACatgtaggtatagctgcaggctggagaactccaaatgggggcgtaatctccaaaagagggcgtggCTACTCTTgaaggggcggggttactccaaaagggggcgtcacttccactcaggGTTAGGGAAATCTTTGTTAGTTTGGAGCCCCTGGCCCTTTTTAGTGCTCTGCCTACAGCCATATCCTTCTCGAATATTCTGCTTCAACTACTTACACTCTAaaaacgcgcaaaatgattgacaggcacgtcaaagtcttctgattgacTGATTAAAGAATGTGTTtagtttgctgtttacacagtctagtgctgtcaatTATTTCAGTGATAActttcagggagaaggaacattttctgcgtAACATTCCATAAAGTAATCGCTAATAACCTTTAATAAGAAAGACATCACTTCTGTTAACACAACACATTATTAGAGCTGCGGAGAAAAGGGGAAGTTCTTGGAGATGTGATCAATTATATCTTAAAGAAGAAGCGCAGATGAATGAGATGTATGTTGTGTGATGTAACAAATCTCTACCTGTGTGATCGCTGAGCTCATCATGACAAGACATATTGACACTATGCGAACAAGCGACTGGCTCATCAGTGCATTGTTTTACAGATAAAAGTACTGTAAGGCATGTAATGTAAGCAATAGCTAATTTAGCTGCCGAAAGAGCACTACTCGGAAAATAGATCGAGTTATGACATACCTGATACAAGTGAGTCTTCCTGTTTACAGTCAGTTTGTATGATTGTAAAGAGTTGCGTTTAGCTTGCGCTCAGGTTCACAAACATATGAAGTAGTTTTACGCGTGCTAACCAATGTCCGGTATTCATATCACTGGATCATACATTCAATGCCAGTGTCTTTCTACCACTGAACTGGAAAGCTGATGACGCCACGCCATCTGTACTGCAGGGTACACTCTACAGGGGGCGCTCTAGGGCTCAGTCTGCGTTTTGGTTCACTCATCAAAGTTTAATCCGTGTAAATCTAtgaatgt from Myxocyprinus asiaticus isolate MX2 ecotype Aquarium Trade chromosome 29, UBuf_Myxa_2, whole genome shotgun sequence includes the following:
- the LOC127419956 gene encoding glutathione synthetase-like isoform X2 encodes the protein MSAIRKDVLRDENLIRNLEEIAKDTALLHGVLMRTKETPNSPEVVSYAPFTLFPSPVPSALFHQALAVQTYFNRLVDQVSQNPTFLEETLASTIKVDDFTARLFSIYRQVRQECQSQSIVLGLNRSDYMLDQNPEGGTSLKQIEINTIAASFGGLSSRTPDVHRHILKVANLLEECDQILDNNPAAGLARGLAKAWELYGSERAVVMFLVEDVQRNIYDHRYVENELWKKNIPVIRRQFEDVCRTGSLDQSKRLFVDGREIAIVYFRNGYMPQNYTSEQSWEARLMMERSLAVKCPDISTHLVGTKKVQQELARPGVLERLFPDEPETVVQIRATFAGLYTLDMGEEGDKTVAMALANPDQYVLKPQREGGGNNIYGKEICEVLENMKDSSDRTAYILMDKIQPRPVENYLLRPGAPLRLSSCLSELGVFGAYVRKGNDMVFNECVGHLLRTKSSEHADGGVAAGVAVLDNPLLV
- the LOC127419956 gene encoding glutathione synthetase-like isoform X3, whose translation is MSAIRKDVLRDENLIRNLEEIAKDTALLHGVLMRTKETPNSPEVVSYAPFTLFPSPVPSALFHQALAVQTYFNRLVDQVSQNPTFLEETLASTIKVDDFTARLFSIYRQVRQECQSQSIVLGLNRSDYMLDQNPEGGTSLKQIEINTIAASFGGLSSRTPDVHRHILKVANLLEECDQILDNNPAAGLARGLAKAWELYGSERNIPVIRRQFEDVCRTGSLDQSKRLFVDGREIAIVYFRNGYMPQNYTSEQSWEARLMMERSLAVKCPDISTHLVGTKKVQQELARPGVLERLFPDEPETVVQIRATFAGLYTLDMGEEGDKTVAMALANPDQYVLKPQREGGGNNIYGKEICEVLENMKDSSDRTAYILMDKIQPRPVENYLLRPGAPLRLSSCLSELGVFGAYVSRKGNDMVFNECVGHLLRTKSSEHADGGVAAGVAVLDNPLLV
- the LOC127419956 gene encoding glutathione synthetase-like isoform X1; this encodes MSAIRKDVLRDENLIRNLEEIAKDTALLHGVLMRTKETPNSPEVVSYAPFTLFPSPVPSALFHQALAVQTYFNRLVDQVSQNPTFLEETLASTIKVDDFTARLFSIYRQVRQECQSQSIVLGLNRSDYMLDQNPEGGTSLKQIEINTIAASFGGLSSRTPDVHRHILKVANLLEECDQILDNNPAAGLARGLAKAWELYGSERAVVMFLVEDVQRNIYDHRYVENELWKKNIPVIRRQFEDVCRTGSLDQSKRLFVDGREIAIVYFRNGYMPQNYTSEQSWEARLMMERSLAVKCPDISTHLVGTKKVQQELARPGVLERLFPDEPETVVQIRATFAGLYTLDMGEEGDKTVAMALANPDQYVLKPQREGGGNNIYGKEICEVLENMKDSSDRTAYILMDKIQPRPVENYLLRPGAPLRLSSCLSELGVFGAYVSRKGNDMVFNECVGHLLRTKSSEHADGGVAAGVAVLDNPLLV